Proteins co-encoded in one Spirosoma endbachense genomic window:
- a CDS encoding nucleoside hydrolase: protein MLTTGKTQAQSVPKSAVPVIFDTDMGPDYDDVGAITILHALADSGQARILATIASTKYPKVSQVLSVLNTYFHRPNIPIGVPKGEAVTDKDTQHWSDTLVAHYPHAIRSNNEVPDAVALYRQILAKQPDRSVTIITVGFLTNLANLLNSKPDQYSKLSGKELVSKKVKKVVSMAGKFPSGREYNVFRDTPASKIVFENWPTSMLLSGFEIGQQIHSGLPLTQNSRIRNSPIKDVFAISLPKAKEDKGGRMSWDQTAVLVGIKGYAPYYTVKSGRLTLNTDGSNGWDDAGKGHQHLVVKMPVLAVEKVINDLMQHQPIKR from the coding sequence ATGCTGACGACCGGTAAAACTCAAGCACAATCAGTGCCAAAATCTGCGGTACCCGTCATTTTTGATACGGATATGGGGCCAGATTACGACGATGTTGGTGCCATTACGATCCTCCACGCCCTTGCCGATAGTGGTCAGGCCCGGATTCTGGCCACGATTGCCAGCACGAAGTACCCTAAAGTTTCGCAGGTATTGAGCGTGCTGAATACGTATTTTCATCGGCCGAACATTCCCATTGGCGTACCCAAAGGTGAGGCTGTTACCGACAAAGACACGCAGCACTGGTCTGATACGCTGGTAGCTCATTATCCGCACGCCATCCGGTCAAACAATGAGGTTCCGGATGCAGTGGCGCTCTACCGACAGATTCTGGCGAAGCAGCCCGACCGGAGCGTTACCATTATTACGGTTGGATTTCTGACTAATCTGGCTAACCTGCTCAATTCAAAACCCGATCAGTATTCCAAACTTTCGGGAAAAGAATTGGTATCGAAGAAAGTGAAGAAGGTCGTTAGCATGGCGGGCAAGTTTCCGAGCGGCCGGGAATACAATGTGTTCAGAGATACGCCAGCCTCAAAAATTGTCTTCGAAAACTGGCCAACATCCATGTTGCTAAGTGGTTTCGAGATCGGCCAGCAGATTCATAGTGGTTTACCGTTAACGCAAAATAGCCGAATCAGAAACAGTCCGATAAAAGACGTTTTTGCTATTTCCCTGCCCAAAGCGAAGGAAGATAAAGGCGGCCGTATGAGCTGGGATCAAACCGCTGTTCTGGTTGGCATTAAAGGTTATGCACCTTATTATACAGTAAAATCGGGTCGATTGACACTAAACACTGACGGTTCCAATGGCTGGGACGATGCGGGTAAAGGGCATCAGCACCTGGTCGTAAAAATGCCCGTATTGGCGGTTGAAAAAGTCATCAACGATTTGATGCAGCATCAACCCATTAAGCGCTAA
- a CDS encoding thiol-disulfide oxidoreductase DCC family protein has translation MATSSSQPTLLFDGVCNLCNAAVTFVINHDSKKHFRFASLQSQTGQDILRQIGRPTDQFDSFVLWENGHFHEQSTAALRVVRQLSGGWPLLYGFIIIPKAIRDAVYRFVARNRYRWFGRRDACMLPTPELKARFLA, from the coding sequence ATGGCTACCTCCTCGTCTCAACCGACCCTGCTTTTCGACGGCGTTTGCAACCTTTGCAATGCGGCCGTTACATTCGTCATCAATCACGATTCCAAAAAACACTTTCGGTTCGCATCCCTACAATCGCAAACCGGGCAGGACATACTTCGCCAGATCGGTCGCCCAACGGACCAGTTTGACTCTTTCGTATTGTGGGAAAATGGCCACTTCCACGAGCAATCAACGGCGGCCCTGCGCGTGGTTCGTCAGTTGTCGGGCGGATGGCCGTTGCTCTACGGATTCATCATTATACCGAAGGCTATCCGGGATGCTGTCTATCGTTTCGTTGCCCGGAACCGTTACCGCTGGTTCGGTCGGCGTGATGCCTGTATGCTGCCCACTCCTGAGTTGAAAGCTCGTTTTTTGGCCTGA
- a CDS encoding alpha/beta fold hydrolase, translating into MKQFMCYLAIGILLASCNKTEEAVKSVNYGSNNGKYLTIYGTKIYYEEYGNGVPLLLLHQGLGSIENLSGIIPELARHFRVIAPDAPGHGRSEQADSLSGDLLADYCSVLIDQLHLDSAYVMGWSTGGNTALLLAANRTDKIKKVVSGASNARSSGLTEEGIALKKEYTVEAVKEDKDWLKHYQSLNPQPDKWIKFWEDNQKMWSGEIKVSDDKLSRIAVPVLIIRGDRDMIKLEHSIDIFRSLKKGQLCIYPNMGHDMPELKSEMLCKLVLDFLKENKEESGH; encoded by the coding sequence ATGAAACAATTTATGTGCTACCTGGCGATAGGTATACTACTTGCCTCCTGCAATAAGACCGAAGAAGCCGTAAAATCGGTCAACTATGGCTCGAACAATGGAAAATACCTAACCATATACGGTACAAAAATTTATTATGAAGAATATGGTAACGGGGTACCCTTACTTCTGTTACACCAGGGGCTTGGATCGATTGAAAATCTAAGCGGCATTATTCCAGAATTAGCCAGACACTTCAGAGTAATAGCACCGGACGCTCCAGGACATGGCCGATCTGAGCAGGCCGACAGTTTGAGTGGGGACTTGTTAGCCGATTACTGCTCTGTACTTATTGATCAGCTTCACCTGGATAGCGCTTACGTAATGGGTTGGAGTACGGGTGGGAATACGGCTTTGTTACTTGCCGCCAATAGAACTGATAAAATAAAGAAAGTTGTCAGTGGAGCTTCAAATGCCAGATCAAGCGGGCTAACTGAGGAAGGAATTGCGTTGAAAAAGGAGTACACTGTAGAGGCCGTAAAAGAGGACAAAGACTGGCTTAAACATTATCAGAGCCTAAATCCTCAGCCCGACAAGTGGATTAAGTTTTGGGAGGATAATCAAAAAATGTGGTCAGGAGAAATTAAAGTTTCCGACGACAAACTTTCCCGCATTGCCGTACCCGTGTTGATTATACGGGGAGATCGCGACATGATAAAACTAGAGCATAGCATTGATATATTTCGATCGCTGAAAAAAGGACAATTGTGTATTTACCCGAACATGGGACATGATATGCCCGAATTAAAAAGTGAGATGCTGTGTAAACTAGTACTGGATTTTTTAAAGGAGAATAAAGAAGAGAGTGGCCACTAA
- a CDS encoding glycerol-3-phosphate dehydrogenase/oxidase, with translation MNRDDNRKRLQEETFDICIIGAGASGAGAALDAALRGYRVALIDRGDIAGETSSRSTKLIHGGVRYLEQAIKKLDLAQLKQVRHGLAERRTVIRNAPHLAHPLALLTPVFSWFEGMYMSIGLALYAFFAGHDSFPKGRWLNKAEALDKMPTLTPQMHSAVLYYDGQFNDARYALALAHSADEAGAAVVNYLSLTDFERENGQLTRAIVQDQLTGETFPIRATLFLNCTGPFSDAIRLLANPALDRRIRPSKGVHIVLPRETLQSDCAILIPKTADGRVVFAIPFGDKVFVGTTDNDYTDLKHEPVLEADEVDYLLDTLRPYLAKTPDKNQVQAGFGGIRPLIVSSRADTKTLLRDHEVEHDSESGLLSLLGGKWTTYRLMAQDAIDRVGELLNKPAIGTTELHYLVGGETYRFEDWQVLQEDYNLPTDVCQHLMQTYGDRAERVAQLTAERPGLGEKLTQSQPFIRAEVVYQVQQEMAVTLRDVLARRWRLELSDWQLTAQIAPLVAGLMATELGWSSQYQSEQIETYQTLLRSFRTQAGLTAERVTTARV, from the coding sequence ATGAATCGGGACGACAATCGGAAGCGGCTGCAGGAGGAGACATTTGATATTTGCATCATCGGGGCCGGAGCCAGTGGGGCCGGGGCCGCTCTTGACGCTGCGCTGCGCGGTTACCGCGTTGCCCTGATTGATCGGGGTGACATTGCCGGAGAAACATCGTCGCGTTCAACCAAGCTCATTCATGGTGGGGTACGGTATCTGGAACAGGCAATTAAAAAACTTGATCTGGCACAATTAAAACAGGTTCGGCATGGATTGGCCGAGCGCCGGACTGTAATCCGTAATGCTCCTCATTTAGCGCATCCCCTGGCTTTATTGACTCCCGTGTTCAGTTGGTTCGAGGGTATGTATATGTCCATCGGGTTGGCGCTTTATGCCTTCTTTGCCGGGCATGACAGCTTTCCTAAAGGACGCTGGCTGAACAAAGCCGAAGCCCTCGATAAAATGCCGACGCTGACACCCCAAATGCATAGCGCTGTTCTCTATTATGACGGCCAGTTTAACGATGCCCGTTACGCGCTTGCACTGGCTCATTCTGCCGATGAAGCGGGTGCCGCTGTCGTCAATTACCTTTCTTTAACGGATTTTGAGCGAGAAAATGGGCAACTAACACGGGCCATTGTGCAGGATCAGTTAACGGGCGAGACATTCCCGATCCGGGCAACGCTTTTTCTGAATTGCACCGGGCCTTTTTCTGATGCGATTCGTTTATTAGCCAATCCGGCCCTTGACCGGCGCATTCGGCCAAGCAAAGGCGTCCATATTGTGCTGCCTCGCGAAACCTTACAGAGCGATTGTGCCATACTGATTCCAAAAACGGCCGACGGGCGCGTTGTGTTTGCCATTCCATTTGGCGACAAGGTCTTCGTTGGCACGACCGACAATGACTACACGGACCTGAAGCATGAGCCCGTACTTGAGGCCGATGAGGTTGATTATCTGCTCGATACTTTACGCCCTTATCTGGCCAAAACACCAGATAAAAATCAGGTTCAGGCTGGTTTTGGCGGAATCCGACCATTGATTGTGAGTAGCCGTGCCGATACAAAAACGCTCCTGCGCGACCATGAAGTTGAGCATGATTCCGAATCGGGCCTGTTGAGTTTACTGGGTGGCAAGTGGACAACGTATCGCCTGATGGCGCAGGATGCTATTGACCGCGTGGGCGAACTGCTGAATAAACCAGCCATCGGTACGACAGAACTTCATTACCTGGTTGGGGGCGAAACGTATCGCTTTGAGGATTGGCAGGTGTTACAGGAAGACTATAATCTCCCAACTGATGTTTGCCAGCATCTGATGCAAACCTATGGCGATCGGGCTGAACGTGTGGCTCAACTTACTGCTGAACGCCCTGGTCTAGGCGAGAAACTTACCCAAAGCCAGCCCTTTATTAGAGCCGAGGTTGTTTATCAGGTGCAGCAGGAAATGGCCGTAACACTCCGCGATGTACTGGCCCGACGCTGGCGGCTCGAATTGTCGGACTGGCAGCTGACAGCCCAAATAGCCCCTCTGGTTGCCGGTTTGATGGCTACCGAATTAGGCTGGAGTAGTCAGTATCAATCGGAACAGATCGAGACGTATCAGACTTTACTCCGTTCATTCAGAACGCAGGCTGGGCTAACAGCTGAACGTGTAACAACTGCACGAGTATAA
- a CDS encoding MFS transporter, whose product MQSTISASSSPVSLRPLFTLPVIVAALGYFVDVYDLLLFNIVRVPSLKDLGLSEAEISLIGGRILNYQQAGLLLGGILWGILGDKRGRLSVLFGSIITYSLANLACGFVHDPQIYAWFRFVAGLGLAGELGAGITLVSEILPKELRGYGSSLVASVGLLGAVVAYFTVTLFDWRTTYLVGGGLGLGLLALRVSVLESGMFKKVQGTNVSRGNFWALFQGRDRILRYFRCMGIALPTYLVIGILATFSNEFGKALGIDEAIQPGRCVMFTYIGTVIGDLSSGILSQRLRSRKKAIGLMMGLTAFFVFVYLSGVISSATTFYALCLCMGFSIGYIAMFLTITAESFGTNLRATATTSVANNVRATTLLSIPAFQAMKPSVGVLGAAAIVALVCFGLGFWSLITMEETFGKELDYTEA is encoded by the coding sequence ATGCAATCGACAATTAGTGCTTCCTCTTCTCCTGTTTCGCTTCGACCCTTATTTACGCTGCCGGTTATTGTTGCCGCACTGGGCTATTTTGTGGATGTGTATGATCTGCTCCTGTTCAACATTGTTCGTGTACCCAGCCTGAAAGATCTGGGTCTTTCTGAAGCGGAAATTTCGCTCATTGGCGGACGAATTCTGAATTATCAACAGGCCGGATTATTACTTGGTGGCATTCTTTGGGGTATTCTGGGCGATAAGCGAGGGCGGTTATCGGTGCTGTTTGGCTCAATTATCACGTATTCACTGGCGAACCTGGCTTGTGGCTTTGTGCATGATCCACAAATTTATGCGTGGTTTCGGTTTGTGGCTGGCCTGGGTTTGGCTGGCGAGCTTGGCGCGGGCATTACACTGGTGAGCGAAATCCTTCCTAAAGAGCTTCGTGGCTACGGATCGTCTCTGGTGGCCAGTGTTGGCCTTTTAGGGGCTGTGGTTGCTTATTTTACCGTTACACTGTTTGACTGGCGTACGACCTATCTGGTCGGTGGTGGTTTGGGGTTAGGTCTGTTGGCTTTACGCGTGAGCGTGCTCGAATCAGGTATGTTCAAGAAAGTGCAGGGAACCAACGTCTCGCGGGGTAATTTCTGGGCTTTGTTCCAGGGGCGGGACCGTATTCTGCGGTATTTCCGCTGTATGGGAATAGCACTTCCAACGTACCTTGTTATCGGCATTCTGGCTACCTTCAGCAATGAATTTGGTAAGGCGCTAGGTATTGACGAGGCTATTCAACCCGGCCGGTGCGTGATGTTTACCTACATTGGTACGGTTATTGGCGATCTGTCGAGTGGTATCCTGAGCCAGCGACTTCGATCCCGGAAGAAAGCCATCGGTCTGATGATGGGACTTACGGCGTTTTTTGTATTCGTGTATTTATCCGGAGTAATTTCTTCCGCCACTACGTTCTACGCGCTTTGTCTTTGCATGGGCTTTAGCATTGGCTACATTGCGATGTTTCTGACCATTACAGCCGAAAGTTTTGGAACCAACCTGCGCGCTACAGCCACGACCTCCGTTGCCAATAACGTTCGTGCGACCACATTGCTGAGCATTCCGGCATTTCAGGCCATGAAACCCTCTGTTGGTGTACTGGGCGCAGCGGCCATTGTGGCGCTGGTTTGTTTTGGGTTAGGTTTCTGGTCGCTGATAACCATGGAAGAAACGTTTGGGAAAGAACTGGATTATACTGAAGCATAA
- a CDS encoding MFS transporter produces MQTVSSVPARVSFRPLFALPVIVSALGFFVDVYDMLIFSIVRVPSLQSLGLSEVDVSKAGTFILNCQQAGLVLGGFLWGVLGDKRGRMSVLFGSILTYSLTNIACGFVQDVNTYALLRFIAGVGLSGEIGAAMVLVSEILPKEIRSYGSSMVAGIGYLGAGVAYLTVEYFNWRTAFWVGGGMGLVLLLLRVSVFESGLFSRLKVEHKRVSRGNFLYFFSSWPQLIKYLRCVAVGVPTWFIVGILATFANEFGQALDIAEGVKPGRCVMLIYVGLAGGDLLSGPISQWLRSRLKAITGLLIFSALLSGIYLFGGIRTASGIYTVCLLAGFCTGYIAMFLTMVAELYGTNLRNTATTSVPSVVRGTLIPMTLLFQALKPSVGTLVAAGLLGVIVYGLAFWSLSRMEETFGKDLDFVE; encoded by the coding sequence ATGCAAACTGTCTCTAGCGTACCTGCCCGAGTATCGTTCCGCCCCTTGTTTGCCTTGCCCGTCATTGTATCGGCGCTGGGCTTCTTTGTGGATGTGTATGACATGCTTATTTTTAGCATTGTCCGCGTACCAAGTCTACAATCATTGGGTCTGTCGGAGGTCGATGTATCAAAAGCCGGAACGTTCATTCTGAACTGCCAGCAGGCGGGTTTGGTGTTAGGCGGGTTTTTGTGGGGTGTTCTGGGCGATAAACGCGGTCGGATGTCGGTGCTGTTTGGTAGTATTCTTACCTACTCACTGACCAACATTGCCTGCGGATTTGTGCAGGATGTGAACACCTATGCGTTGCTGCGCTTCATTGCCGGAGTTGGTCTGTCGGGTGAGATCGGAGCCGCCATGGTACTGGTATCCGAAATTTTACCGAAAGAAATTCGAAGTTACGGGTCGTCGATGGTAGCCGGAATAGGCTATCTGGGAGCAGGAGTAGCTTATCTGACGGTCGAATACTTCAATTGGCGAACCGCATTTTGGGTTGGCGGTGGCATGGGCCTGGTCTTACTGCTGCTACGGGTTAGCGTATTTGAATCGGGTTTGTTTAGCCGTTTGAAAGTAGAACACAAACGGGTTAGTCGTGGTAATTTTCTTTATTTTTTTAGTAGCTGGCCCCAGCTTATCAAATACCTCCGATGCGTAGCTGTTGGTGTGCCAACCTGGTTCATCGTCGGTATTCTGGCTACGTTTGCCAATGAGTTCGGGCAGGCACTCGACATTGCTGAAGGTGTTAAACCCGGTCGTTGCGTGATGCTGATTTATGTTGGTTTAGCAGGTGGCGATCTGCTGAGTGGCCCGATCAGTCAATGGTTACGATCAAGGCTCAAAGCTATTACGGGTTTACTGATTTTTAGTGCGCTCCTAAGCGGCATTTATCTCTTTGGCGGTATCCGAACGGCAAGCGGTATCTACACCGTTTGTCTATTGGCCGGTTTTTGTACGGGCTATATCGCTATGTTCCTAACGATGGTAGCCGAACTCTATGGCACGAACCTTCGTAATACGGCCACGACCTCGGTGCCGAGTGTTGTACGCGGGACACTTATCCCAATGACGCTCCTGTTTCAGGCGCTCAAACCATCCGTAGGTACGTTAGTGGCTGCCGGATTGTTGGGCGTCATTGTTTATGGGCTGGCGTTCTGGTCACTGAGTCGAATGGAAGAAACGTTTGGGAAAGATCTTGACTTTGTAGAGTAG
- a CDS encoding MFS transporter, with amino-acid sequence MAVPTLSSKPPGGPTQPTKAGLLSLPVIVAALGYFVDIYDLLLFGIVRVPSLKDLGLTPDQISTVGASILNWQMGGLLIGGILWGVLGDKRGRLSVLFGSIITYSIANIACGFIKNVTFMDPVTYYAVMRFVAGIGLAGELGAGITLVSEILPKEKRAIGTSLVAGIGLSGAVVAYFTVKYFDWQMAFFVGGGLGIGLLLLRVGVVESGMFKDVTEQKHVSRGDFLSFFTNADRLSRYLKCIGIGLPTWFVIGVLATFSNEFGKALGITEEIQPGLAIMWCYVGLAVGDLASGFISQELESRKKAVALLMGIALIFGLVYLFLGIKSATVLYGLCLAMGFGIGYWAMFVTIGAEQFGTNLRATAATTIPNMVRGLVIPMTLTYQALKPSLDIINAGAVVGLISFILGFYSILTIPETHGKDLDYLEE; translated from the coding sequence ATGGCTGTTCCTACTCTTTCTTCTAAGCCGCCCGGCGGCCCGACTCAACCGACCAAAGCTGGGTTACTAAGTTTACCCGTAATTGTAGCCGCGTTAGGCTATTTCGTTGATATTTATGATTTGCTCCTTTTTGGGATTGTCCGCGTACCGAGCCTGAAAGATCTGGGCCTTACACCGGATCAAATCTCAACCGTTGGCGCCAGCATTCTGAACTGGCAAATGGGTGGATTACTGATTGGGGGTATCCTGTGGGGTGTTTTAGGCGATAAGCGCGGGCGATTATCGGTACTGTTCGGGTCAATTATTACCTACTCTATTGCCAATATTGCCTGTGGTTTCATCAAGAACGTCACGTTTATGGACCCGGTTACCTACTACGCTGTCATGCGCTTCGTTGCAGGCATAGGGCTGGCTGGTGAATTAGGAGCGGGTATTACGCTCGTGAGCGAGATTCTACCTAAGGAAAAACGCGCCATAGGTACATCGCTGGTAGCTGGTATTGGGCTTTCCGGGGCTGTTGTGGCCTATTTTACGGTTAAATATTTTGATTGGCAAATGGCCTTCTTTGTCGGCGGAGGGCTGGGCATTGGGTTGCTGTTGCTGCGGGTTGGTGTTGTGGAGTCGGGTATGTTCAAGGACGTAACCGAACAGAAGCACGTAAGCCGGGGTGATTTTCTGTCGTTTTTTACCAATGCCGACCGGCTGAGCCGCTATCTTAAATGCATAGGCATCGGATTACCAACCTGGTTTGTGATTGGTGTTCTGGCTACGTTCAGCAATGAGTTTGGCAAAGCGCTGGGCATTACCGAAGAGATCCAGCCAGGGTTAGCCATTATGTGGTGTTACGTCGGGCTGGCTGTCGGCGATCTTGCCAGCGGTTTTATCAGCCAGGAGCTGGAATCGCGCAAAAAAGCGGTGGCTTTACTGATGGGTATTGCCCTGATTTTTGGCCTTGTCTATCTGTTCCTTGGCATTAAAAGCGCAACTGTGCTGTATGGACTATGTCTGGCAATGGGTTTCGGCATCGGCTATTGGGCTATGTTCGTGACCATTGGTGCCGAACAATTTGGCACGAACCTCCGTGCAACGGCTGCTACAACAATTCCGAACATGGTGCGTGGTCTGGTCATTCCGATGACCTTGACCTATCAGGCGCTCAAACCATCGCTCGATATTATTAATGCCGGAGCGGTTGTCGGGCTAATCAGTTTTATCCTTGGCTTTTACTCCATACTCACCATTCCGGAGACCCACGGTAAGGATCTGGATTATCTGGAGGAATAA
- a CDS encoding NADH-quinone oxidoreductase subunit B: MSSNSVSDKSGEASVLLMHSEELLNWSREKSLWPMSFGLACCAIEMMQAFAANYDLERFGIFPRPSPRQSDIMIVSGTVTYKMADRIRRLYEQMPEPRYVISMGSCSNCGGPYWQHGYHVVKGVDRIIPVDVYVPGCPPRPEALIDGFLKLQEKIRTEHPLSGNKEIVFSEDKPAESDDFSTRS; encoded by the coding sequence ATGTCATCAAATTCTGTTTCAGATAAATCGGGCGAAGCAAGTGTTCTTCTGATGCATTCAGAAGAACTCCTGAACTGGTCACGCGAAAAGTCGCTCTGGCCCATGAGTTTCGGGCTGGCATGCTGCGCCATCGAAATGATGCAGGCTTTCGCGGCCAATTACGACCTTGAACGCTTCGGGATTTTTCCCCGCCCTTCGCCCCGGCAGTCAGATATCATGATTGTATCGGGCACGGTGACCTACAAAATGGCCGACCGTATCCGGCGACTGTATGAGCAGATGCCCGAACCCCGTTACGTTATTTCGATGGGATCATGCTCCAATTGTGGCGGCCCTTACTGGCAGCATGGGTATCATGTGGTGAAAGGCGTAGACCGAATTATTCCGGTCGATGTCTATGTGCCTGGCTGTCCTCCCCGCCCTGAAGCGCTGATCGACGGTTTTTTGAAACTACAGGAGAAAATCAGAACGGAACACCCGTTGTCGGGAAATAAAGAAATCGTATTTTCGGAGGACAAACCCGCTGAGTCTGACGATTTTTCGACCCGATCCTGA
- a CDS encoding NADH-quinone oxidoreductase subunit A, whose protein sequence is MLSDFGIILLFILAAFAFIGIVLFGARLLRPNRPNVEKNSTYESGEEPVGNANVQFNIRFYVVALVFVLFDVELVFLFPWATVFGQAALIRETGGLWGWFALAEAFLFVAILALGLAYVWVKGYLDWVKPQPKVPTMETKVPADLYQRVNDRYKR, encoded by the coding sequence ATGCTGTCCGACTTTGGCATTATTCTATTGTTCATTCTGGCTGCGTTCGCCTTTATTGGCATCGTGCTGTTTGGGGCACGGCTGCTCCGCCCGAACCGCCCGAATGTCGAGAAGAACAGCACCTACGAGTCGGGTGAGGAGCCAGTCGGTAATGCTAACGTTCAGTTTAATATCCGGTTTTATGTGGTAGCCCTGGTATTTGTGCTGTTCGATGTCGAACTCGTGTTTCTGTTTCCGTGGGCGACGGTGTTTGGGCAAGCGGCACTGATTCGGGAGACGGGCGGTTTATGGGGTTGGTTTGCACTGGCGGAAGCGTTTTTATTCGTCGCAATCCTGGCTCTTGGGCTAGCCTACGTTTGGGTAAAAGGTTACCTGGACTGGGTGAAGCCGCAGCCCAAAGTGCCCACGATGGAAACGAAAGTACCCGCTGATTTGTATCAGCGGGTAAACGATCGCTACAAACGGTGA
- a CDS encoding porin family protein, whose protein sequence is MQVSRLLLLIFLFSSPLALRAQSNKPVGGHFGVKVGGSLTRLSLSGTSVNIPKQNLDPNLGIMYRYRLHRLVLQPELMLNVKGGAFQVEQTNAARLTINNTYTYLSVPILFGYIPTEGLTIQAGPEFSYALNSGSSTGPGRNNDLGVILGVHYDFLDMLDKFSLHLRYIYGLTNVSPEATATYQNRVFQASIVYNLFPKKKK, encoded by the coding sequence ATGCAGGTTTCCCGACTACTACTACTTATTTTTTTATTCAGTTCGCCCCTGGCTTTGCGGGCGCAGAGCAATAAACCCGTTGGTGGGCATTTTGGTGTGAAAGTGGGCGGGTCGTTAACGCGACTAAGCCTCTCGGGCACGAGTGTCAACATTCCCAAGCAGAATCTGGACCCCAATCTTGGTATTATGTACCGATACCGGCTTCATCGACTTGTCCTGCAACCCGAGCTCATGCTCAATGTAAAAGGGGGCGCGTTTCAGGTTGAACAGACCAATGCTGCACGTCTGACCATAAACAACACCTATACCTATTTGAGTGTACCGATCCTGTTTGGCTATATTCCGACCGAAGGATTAACCATACAGGCTGGCCCTGAATTTAGTTATGCGTTGAACTCCGGGTCCAGTACTGGGCCGGGCCGGAACAATGACCTGGGCGTAATCCTGGGCGTACATTACGATTTTCTGGATATGCTCGATAAGTTTAGCCTGCATCTTCGCTACATTTATGGCCTGACGAATGTTTCGCCAGAAGCAACCGCAACCTACCAGAATCGCGTTTTCCAGGCGTCGATTGTTTATAATCTGTTTCCGAAAAAGAAAAAGTAA
- a CDS encoding YqgE/AlgH family protein, whose product MNANTLPVTNGSLLIAEPFMGDTNFDRSVVLVCEHSPAGTFGLVLNQTTDLQLGDVIDDVYTTQSLFIGGPVQQNTLHFIHRRPDLIDGSIRVTSGLYWSGDFEQVKQAINVGTLTERDIRFFVGYSGWDAGQLAGELDQKAWIVSRADATFLFETPADQFWRGVLKRMGGEFKSIAHYPVDPRLN is encoded by the coding sequence ATGAATGCCAACACGCTACCCGTTACGAATGGCAGTCTGTTGATTGCCGAGCCATTTATGGGCGACACTAATTTTGACCGTAGCGTTGTGCTGGTCTGTGAACATAGCCCCGCTGGCACATTCGGTTTGGTACTGAACCAGACTACGGATTTACAATTAGGGGATGTCATTGACGATGTCTATACGACTCAGTCCTTGTTTATTGGCGGCCCGGTGCAGCAGAATACGCTACATTTTATTCATCGTCGGCCCGATTTGATCGATGGTTCTATTCGGGTAACGAGTGGTTTATACTGGAGTGGTGATTTTGAACAGGTGAAACAGGCCATTAATGTTGGCACCCTCACGGAGCGTGATATCCGGTTTTTTGTGGGCTACTCTGGTTGGGATGCCGGGCAACTGGCCGGTGAACTGGACCAGAAAGCATGGATCGTGAGCCGTGCCGATGCCACCTTCCTGTTCGAAACACCCGCCGATCAGTTTTGGCGCGGTGTGCTCAAGCGAATGGGTGGCGAGTTTAAATCAATAGCCCATTACCCGGTCGACCCACGGTTGAATTAA
- a CDS encoding DUF4230 domain-containing protein, translating into MSRFLNTLLRLFIIAILVAGLIAIWEQIRGSDVMSRFRRGDKTTQSIVLKEVVALGKLELVSYTFKDIIEHEQVNTFLPNANAVLIVEGQATGCIDLTQIKPDDIQAEGDSVVVLLPKPELCSWKINHDRSRVYDTRFSFLDQSQLVSDAYRQAERQIRQSALNGGILDQTRHNANQMLKPLLERISGRKVRLTFQR; encoded by the coding sequence ATGTCTCGGTTTTTAAATACCCTGCTTCGCCTGTTTATAATCGCTATTCTGGTAGCGGGGCTGATCGCCATCTGGGAGCAGATTCGCGGAAGCGATGTGATGAGCCGGTTTCGGCGCGGTGACAAAACAACTCAAAGTATCGTGCTGAAAGAAGTTGTGGCGCTCGGGAAGCTGGAACTGGTGAGTTATACGTTCAAGGATATTATTGAGCACGAACAGGTTAATACATTTCTGCCTAATGCGAACGCCGTGTTAATTGTAGAAGGGCAGGCAACGGGCTGCATTGACCTTACCCAAATCAAGCCGGATGATATTCAGGCTGAGGGCGATTCGGTAGTGGTCCTGCTGCCCAAACCAGAGCTTTGTAGCTGGAAAATTAACCATGATCGATCGCGGGTATATGATACGAGGTTCTCATTTCTGGATCAATCACAGCTGGTTAGCGACGCCTACCGACAGGCTGAACGACAGATTCGACAGTCGGCGCTAAACGGTGGAATTCTGGATCAGACTCGCCATAATGCCAATCAGATGCTGAAGCCCTTACTCGAACGAATTTCGGGCCGAAAAGTGCGGCTCACCTTCCAACGATAG